A portion of the Hoylesella buccalis ATCC 35310 genome contains these proteins:
- a CDS encoding LolA-like putative outer membrane lipoprotein chaperone — MKRYLFLNVQRVIIFLFAVTLYTNASSQSNSQTRKILDRTAQVVGRAGGASVNFTIASAKMGKTSGTIAIKGNKFHARTPQAMVWFDGKTQWSYMKSTNEVNISTPSRSQQISMNPYTFINMYKAGYRLSHRVKGNNYEVHMVAQNKNNGIPEMYISINKRTYNPSQVKIKQGGSWTVINISNFKAKNLPNSTFVFQSKDLPSAEVIDLR; from the coding sequence CTATTTTTAAACGTACAGAGAGTAATTATATTCCTATTTGCAGTCACCTTATATACAAATGCAAGCAGTCAAAGTAATTCGCAGACCCGAAAAATACTGGATAGGACAGCCCAAGTGGTTGGAAGAGCAGGTGGTGCGAGTGTAAACTTCACGATTGCAAGTGCGAAAATGGGAAAGACTTCCGGTACTATTGCCATCAAGGGCAACAAGTTTCATGCACGAACACCCCAAGCCATGGTGTGGTTTGACGGCAAAACGCAGTGGAGCTACATGAAGAGCACCAACGAGGTGAACATCTCTACCCCATCGCGTTCGCAGCAAATCTCCATGAATCCCTACACCTTCATCAACATGTATAAGGCGGGATATCGACTGAGTCACCGTGTAAAAGGAAACAATTACGAAGTACACATGGTTGCCCAAAACAAGAACAATGGCATACCTGAAATGTACATCTCCATCAACAAGCGAACCTACAATCCGTCGCAAGTAAAAATCAAACAAGGGGGTAGCTGGACCGTCATCAACATCAGCAACTTTAAAGCCAAGAACCTTCCCAACAGCACTTTCGTATTCCAATCGAAAGACTTGCCGTCTGCCGAGGTTATTGACTTGAGATAG